One segment of Thermoanaerobacter kivui DNA contains the following:
- a CDS encoding PfkB family carbohydrate kinase, producing MALTQREKEILRFIKKNPMISQEELAQLMGISRSAVAGHIANLMKKGFILGRGYVVRDFKGITVIGGANIDIKGKPYSELKQHTSNPGHINIAPGGVGRNIAHNLAQLSLPVTLLSVVGNDDEGRRLLEETRQAGVNVEQIVISNTRRTGIYLAILNAIGDMDVALSGMDILEELNIQYLESKMEVIKNSEIVVFDTNIPKDSIKYIVEFCYNNNIPVVAEPVSIDKAKKLIGVLDKIDYVTPNKEELESISGVKIANDEDMKKAVKYLRQKGVKNVIVTLGERGVYISSEEVEKFIEPYQAEIVDATGAGDALTAGLVYGIFNGYTLDVSAKLGLAAASYTISSPYTVNPFLNENQLKNIVKEIVK from the coding sequence GTGGCATTGACACAGAGGGAAAAAGAGATATTGAGATTTATAAAGAAAAATCCAATGATTTCTCAAGAAGAATTAGCACAGCTTATGGGTATTAGCAGGTCAGCTGTTGCAGGGCACATAGCAAACCTCATGAAAAAGGGCTTTATATTAGGAAGAGGCTATGTGGTGAGGGACTTTAAAGGTATTACTGTAATTGGAGGAGCAAATATAGATATAAAAGGTAAACCCTATTCAGAGCTTAAGCAGCATACTTCAAATCCGGGACACATAAACATAGCACCTGGTGGTGTAGGAAGAAATATTGCTCACAACCTTGCACAGCTTAGCTTACCTGTTACACTTTTGAGCGTTGTGGGTAATGATGATGAAGGAAGAAGGCTTCTTGAGGAGACAAGGCAAGCAGGGGTAAATGTTGAACAGATTGTAATTTCAAACACAAGACGTACAGGCATATATCTTGCCATTCTTAATGCAATTGGCGATATGGATGTAGCTCTTTCAGGAATGGACATTTTAGAAGAGTTAAATATACAATATCTTGAGTCCAAGATGGAAGTTATAAAAAATAGTGAGATTGTAGTTTTTGATACAAATATTCCCAAAGACAGCATCAAATATATTGTGGAGTTTTGCTACAATAATAATATTCCTGTAGTGGCAGAGCCCGTTTCCATCGACAAAGCAAAAAAATTAATAGGTGTACTTGACAAAATCGATTATGTAACTCCAAATAAAGAAGAACTTGAATCGATATCTGGAGTTAAAATAGCAAATGATGAGGATATGAAAAAAGCAGTTAAATATTTAAGACAAAAAGGTGTCAAAAATGTCATAGTAACTTTAGGAGAAAGAGGGGTATATATTTCTTCAGAAGAAGTTGAAAAATTTATAGAACCATATCAAGCCGAAATTGTTGATGCTACAGGTGCAGGAGATGCTTTGACGGCTGGCTTGGTCTATGGTATTTTTAATGGCTATACTCTGGATGTATCGGCAAAACTTGGTCTTGCTGCGGCATCTTATACAATATCCTCACCTTATACAGTAAATCCATTTTTAAATGAAAATCAATTAAAAAATATAGTAAAGGAGATTGTAAAATGA
- a CDS encoding PTS sugar transporter subunit IIA — protein sequence MNREILNENNIVLNVPSESKIQAIERVGNLLFKNGYVEKEYIEGMKKREEDVTTYIGNGIAIPHGVSGYVKYIKKSGIVIAQYPKGVDFGDGNIAYIVIGIAGKGDEHLEILSKIALTCQYEENVEKLKKARTKQEIIEILQKGDE from the coding sequence ATGAATAGAGAAATACTAAACGAAAATAATATCGTATTAAATGTACCATCAGAATCTAAAATACAAGCTATTGAGAGAGTAGGAAATTTGCTTTTTAAAAATGGCTATGTTGAAAAAGAATATATAGAAGGTATGAAAAAAAGAGAAGAAGATGTAACAACTTATATAGGTAATGGTATTGCTATTCCTCACGGTGTTTCTGGGTATGTAAAATATATAAAAAAATCTGGAATAGTTATAGCGCAATATCCTAAAGGAGTAGATTTTGGAGATGGAAATATTGCCTATATTGTCATAGGAATTGCAGGCAAGGGAGATGAACATTTAGAGATATTATCAAAAATAGCTCTTACCTGCCAGTATGAAGAAAATGTCGAGAAATTGAAAAAGGCAAGGACAAAACAAGAAATAATAGAAATACTTCAAAAAGGTGATGAATAA
- the tlp gene encoding small acid-soluble spore protein Tlp has protein sequence MAKENDKYTKPPKPDDRSDNVEKLQQMIHDTIENYREAEDYLKLHAEELSPEEIERIKQKNKNRLTSIQNMREEIIDEVHDNDRK, from the coding sequence ATGGCAAAGGAAAATGATAAATACACAAAACCTCCAAAGCCGGATGACCGCTCAGATAATGTAGAGAAATTGCAACAGATGATACACGATACTATAGAAAATTATAGAGAAGCAGAAGATTACCTAAAATTACACGCAGAAGAACTTTCTCCTGAAGAAATAGAAAGGATTAAACAGAAAAACAAAAACAGGCTGACAAGTATACAGAACATGAGAGAAGAAATAATAGATGAAGTACACGACAACGACAGAAAGTAG
- a CDS encoding inorganic phosphate transporter has translation MDFYSITIIVIFFYIFVTGFHDEGNLVATIIFSRSIDAKKAFILAAVAQFLGTTIISTNVSQTMAKDIVKYEYLFKSGSTISLLILSSLIGAMTWNFITWYFGIPSSSSHALIGGMLGPFVLEYGFNSINVQGILFRAILPLFLSPIIGFVTGYLVTFFLSEILKNQTPEANNVLKKLQYFTLFFLNAGQGSNDAQKGMGLIVILMMIKGQTHNFEVPFNIKYMAALMISLGLILGGFRMIKSVGTRIYRIKPFHSFNAQLSSLLVVSIASIIGAPISGTQLINSSILGIGAKERPTAVRWQFARGMIMAWFITIPVSFIISYLIYGLTKLL, from the coding sequence ATGGATTTTTATTCTATCACAATCATAGTAATATTTTTTTATATATTTGTAACTGGTTTTCACGACGAAGGAAATCTTGTTGCTACTATTATATTTTCAAGGTCTATAGATGCAAAAAAAGCTTTTATTCTTGCAGCTGTTGCACAATTTTTGGGTACAACAATAATAAGTACTAATGTCAGTCAAACAATGGCAAAGGATATTGTAAAATATGAGTATTTATTTAAAAGCGGTTCCACTATTAGTTTATTGATATTATCCAGTTTAATAGGTGCCATGACATGGAACTTTATCACTTGGTATTTTGGAATACCTTCTAGTTCTTCTCACGCGTTAATTGGCGGAATGTTGGGACCTTTTGTCTTAGAATATGGTTTTAACTCAATAAATGTACAAGGTATACTATTTAGAGCTATTCTTCCGTTGTTTCTGTCTCCTATAATAGGATTTGTTACGGGATATTTAGTAACATTTTTTTTATCAGAAATATTGAAAAATCAAACACCGGAAGCGAATAACGTGCTTAAAAAACTGCAATATTTTACTCTCTTTTTTCTTAATGCAGGACAGGGGTCAAATGATGCCCAAAAAGGAATGGGTTTAATCGTTATTTTAATGATGATAAAGGGGCAAACTCATAATTTTGAAGTACCTTTTAACATAAAATACATGGCAGCTTTAATGATTTCTTTAGGACTTATATTAGGAGGATTTAGGATGATCAAAAGTGTAGGAACAAGAATATACAGAATAAAGCCTTTTCATTCCTTTAATGCACAGCTTTCTTCCCTTTTAGTTGTAAGTATAGCATCAATCATTGGTGCACCAATCAGCGGGACACAGTTAATTAACTCTTCGATTTTAGGCATTGGGGCGAAAGAAAGGCCTACTGCTGTCAGATGGCAGTTTGCCAGAGGAATGATTATGGCGTGGTTCATAACAATTCCCGTTTCTTTTATAATCTCTTATTTAATTTACGGTTTGACTAAACTTTTATGA
- a CDS encoding pseudouridine-5'-phosphate glycosidase, whose product MNKFIDLSKEVKEAMEERKPVVALESTIISHGMPYPENIETAKTLENIVREHGAIPATIAIINGRIKIGLSEEKLEFMGTSKEILKASRRDLPVVLAKGLSAATTVSATMICANLAGIKIFVTGGIGGVHRGAEQTFDISADLQELANTDVAVVCAGAKAILDLPRTLEYLETFGVPVVGFKTWEFPAFYTRESGLKVDYKVDDEIEAAKIIKIKWDLGLKGGVLIANPIPEEYALDKAYIDKAIEDALYEAEKRNIKGKEITPFLLDKIKDLTQGESLKANIELVKNNAHVGAKIAIELNKLYKEA is encoded by the coding sequence ATGAATAAGTTTATTGATTTGTCAAAAGAAGTTAAAGAAGCAATGGAAGAAAGGAAGCCTGTTGTTGCCCTTGAGTCCACTATAATATCTCACGGAATGCCTTATCCTGAAAACATTGAGACGGCTAAAACTTTGGAGAATATTGTAAGAGAACATGGAGCTATACCTGCTACAATTGCCATTATAAATGGAAGAATAAAAATTGGATTAAGCGAAGAAAAACTCGAATTTATGGGAACTTCAAAAGAAATATTAAAAGCTAGCAGAAGAGATTTACCCGTAGTTTTAGCAAAAGGACTTAGTGCAGCCACTACAGTTTCCGCAACAATGATTTGTGCAAATCTTGCGGGCATAAAGATTTTTGTTACAGGAGGTATAGGAGGTGTCCACCGAGGAGCAGAACAAACATTTGATATATCTGCTGATTTACAAGAACTTGCAAATACAGACGTAGCAGTTGTATGCGCAGGTGCAAAGGCAATACTTGACCTCCCACGTACTTTAGAGTACCTTGAAACCTTTGGGGTTCCTGTGGTAGGGTTTAAAACTTGGGAATTTCCAGCTTTTTATACAAGAGAAAGCGGACTTAAAGTTGATTATAAAGTTGATGACGAAATAGAGGCTGCAAAAATTATAAAGATAAAATGGGATTTAGGCTTAAAAGGTGGGGTTTTGATTGCAAATCCTATTCCAGAAGAATATGCCTTGGATAAGGCTTATATAGATAAAGCAATAGAAGATGCTCTTTATGAGGCAGAAAAACGCAATATAAAAGGTAAAGAAATAACGCCTTTTTTGTTGGATAAAATAAAAGATTTGACACAAGGTGAAAGTTTAAAAGCTAATATTGAACTTGTCAAAAATAATGCCCATGTAGGTGCGAAAATTGCCATTGAATTAAATAAATTGTATAAAGAGGCGTAG
- a CDS encoding PTS mannitol transporter subunit IICB, producing MQNTNALITGGGSVKAKLQKLGGFLAGMVIPNIGAFIAWGLITAFFIPTGWIPNEHLAKLVGPMITYLLPILIGYTGGKLVYDVRGGVVGAIATAGIIIGSSIPMFLGAMLMGPLGGYVIKKFDELVEGKIPAGFEMLVNNFSAGILGGLLAIIAFLFIEPVVNGISVGLGAAAQWVTNKGLLPLIAIFIEPGKILFLNNAINHGILAPLGVAEVKEFGKSIFFLLETNPGPGLGVLLAYWFFGKGDAKQSAPGAIIIHFFGGIHEIYFPYVLMNPLLLLAVIGGGMAADATFVLTKAGLVATPSPGSIFAEIAMAPKGGLLPVLAGITVGAIVSFLIASVIVKRASEESMSAESMTFARSIVSGLKAQSKGQKVEEVNPSVQKIEGMPKMIVFACDAGMGSSAMGETILKKKLKEAGLDIVVKHSAVNQIPKEADVVFTQENLAERASQVVPHAKIVTVKNFLDNTVYDEFVKNLKK from the coding sequence ATGCAAAATACTAATGCTCTCATAACTGGTGGCGGAAGTGTGAAAGCGAAGTTGCAAAAGCTTGGTGGCTTCTTGGCTGGCATGGTAATACCTAATATTGGTGCCTTTATAGCATGGGGACTTATTACTGCTTTCTTTATTCCAACAGGGTGGATTCCAAATGAACATTTGGCTAAACTTGTTGGACCTATGATAACTTATCTTTTACCAATTTTAATCGGTTATACAGGTGGTAAACTTGTATACGATGTAAGAGGTGGAGTGGTAGGAGCCATTGCAACAGCAGGTATCATAATCGGTTCATCTATACCGATGTTTCTCGGTGCTATGCTGATGGGTCCTTTAGGAGGCTATGTTATTAAAAAATTTGACGAGCTTGTAGAGGGAAAAATCCCAGCAGGTTTTGAAATGCTTGTCAACAATTTCTCAGCAGGCATTTTAGGTGGTTTATTAGCGATTATAGCATTTCTTTTCATTGAACCTGTTGTAAACGGCATCTCAGTAGGGTTGGGCGCAGCAGCTCAATGGGTTACAAATAAAGGCTTATTACCGTTAATAGCGATTTTTATAGAACCAGGGAAGATATTGTTTTTGAATAACGCTATAAATCACGGTATATTGGCTCCTCTTGGAGTAGCAGAAGTTAAAGAGTTTGGAAAGTCAATATTCTTTTTGCTGGAAACTAATCCGGGTCCAGGTTTGGGAGTTTTGCTGGCATATTGGTTCTTTGGAAAAGGCGATGCAAAACAATCAGCTCCAGGTGCCATCATAATACACTTCTTTGGCGGAATACATGAAATATATTTCCCTTACGTTTTGATGAATCCATTACTACTCTTGGCAGTTATAGGTGGTGGAATGGCTGCAGACGCGACATTTGTTTTGACAAAAGCAGGGTTGGTAGCTACACCTTCACCTGGTAGTATATTTGCAGAGATAGCTATGGCACCAAAAGGCGGACTACTTCCTGTACTTGCAGGTATTACAGTTGGTGCTATTGTTTCCTTCCTCATAGCTTCTGTTATTGTAAAAAGGGCAAGTGAAGAAAGCATGAGTGCCGAAAGCATGACTTTTGCTCGCTCGATCGTTAGCGGACTTAAAGCGCAAAGCAAAGGACAAAAAGTTGAAGAAGTAAATCCTAGTGTACAAAAAATAGAAGGTATGCCTAAAATGATTGTTTTTGCTTGCGATGCTGGTATGGGTTCTTCAGCAATGGGAGAAACTATTTTAAAGAAAAAATTAAAAGAAGCAGGATTGGATATTGTAGTTAAGCATTCTGCTGTAAATCAAATACCAAAAGAGGCCGATGTTGTATTTACACAGGAAAACCTTGCAGAAAGAGCTTCTCAAGTTGTGCCCCATGCTAAAATTGTAACGGTCAAAAACTTTTTAGACAATACAGTCTATGATGAATTTGTAAAGAACCTTAAAAAATAA
- a CDS encoding DUF47 domain-containing protein — protein MNVFKWLFSKEIDFYKLLEEQSKLTLQGVCALEKYMMTGNIEDGHEVNKLEKIADRKREALVNELDKTFITPFDREDIFQLSKAIDDILDYSDTTVKEMEMYKLKPTEEILEIVTVIKISTEFIHKSVCNLNKNKKEGMKQALKAKKYENEVENLYRKNLAKLFEEEDVKYILKMREIFRHLSNCADKIDLAGDILGHIYVKMM, from the coding sequence ATGAATGTATTTAAATGGTTATTTTCTAAAGAAATAGATTTCTATAAATTACTAGAAGAACAATCAAAATTGACATTACAAGGAGTTTGTGCTCTTGAAAAATACATGATGACAGGGAATATAGAAGATGGGCATGAAGTAAATAAATTAGAAAAAATTGCGGACAGAAAAAGGGAAGCATTAGTAAATGAGCTCGACAAGACTTTTATAACTCCTTTTGACAGAGAAGATATTTTTCAATTGTCGAAGGCTATTGATGATATACTGGATTATTCCGATACTACTGTAAAGGAGATGGAAATGTACAAACTTAAACCGACTGAAGAGATATTGGAAATTGTTACGGTCATAAAAATAAGCACAGAATTTATACACAAATCTGTCTGTAATCTTAATAAAAATAAAAAAGAAGGTATGAAACAGGCATTAAAAGCTAAAAAATATGAAAATGAAGTGGAGAATTTATATAGAAAAAATTTAGCGAAATTGTTTGAAGAAGAAGATGTAAAATATATTTTAAAAATGAGGGAAATTTTCAGGCATTTAAGCAACTGTGCAGACAAAATAGACCTTGCAGGGGATATATTAGGGCATATTTATGTAAAGATGATGTAG
- a CDS encoding AzlD domain-containing protein → MGTKFIISVIGMFLVTYIPRFMPVYGLTKIELPQAVKSFLEYVPVAVLSALLFPVIFIKDGRLFLALSNIYLLSAIPTFIAAYFTRKLFTPVVVGIVSYVILSFIIK, encoded by the coding sequence ATGGGTACGAAATTTATAATAAGTGTTATTGGAATGTTTTTAGTGACATATATTCCGCGATTTATGCCTGTTTATGGCTTAACTAAAATAGAACTTCCTCAAGCTGTAAAGTCGTTTCTTGAGTATGTGCCTGTAGCAGTTCTTTCAGCTCTTTTATTTCCGGTAATTTTCATTAAGGATGGAAGGTTATTTCTAGCTTTGTCAAATATATATTTACTTTCAGCAATACCGACATTTATAGCTGCGTATTTTACGAGAAAGTTATTTACACCTGTTGTTGTTGGTATTGTCAGCTATGTGATTTTATCATTTATTATTAAGTAG
- a CDS encoding mannitol-1-phosphate 5-dehydrogenase yields MLKAVHFGAGNIGRGFIGYLLYKSEYEITFVDISKELVESINTYKRYNVIILKDNVEKEEVKNIKAIHIEDEENLSKAIVDADIITTSVGANNLKSIGEKLRNYLKIRKANIDKPLNIMACENALFATNILKNSILEKEDKDFIEYVNQKIGFPNTAVDRIVPNVDIKKELPIDVAVEDFYEWDIDKKAIIGDLNIKGVELVADLEPYIERKLFLLNGAHATTAYLGYLKGYKYIHEAIEDDFIRNIVSGMQEEASLALSRKHNIKKDELGRYASKVIKRFKNSYLKDEVVRVGREPTRKLAGNDRLMMPAKFCYEIGVMPQFILYGIAAGLLFDYKEDPKACEIQNDIKNFGLEKTISKVTGLEENSGLLQEIVKKYKELKEAFGKR; encoded by the coding sequence ATGTTAAAAGCGGTTCATTTTGGAGCAGGGAATATAGGCAGAGGATTTATAGGGTATTTGCTTTATAAATCTGAATATGAAATAACTTTTGTTGATATATCTAAAGAATTGGTAGAAAGTATAAATACCTATAAAAGATATAATGTGATTATTTTAAAAGATAATGTGGAAAAGGAAGAAGTAAAAAACATCAAAGCTATTCATATCGAAGATGAAGAAAATCTATCCAAGGCTATTGTAGATGCAGATATAATTACGACTTCAGTAGGAGCTAATAATCTTAAGAGCATAGGGGAAAAATTAAGAAATTATTTAAAGATAAGAAAAGCTAACATTGATAAACCTTTGAATATAATGGCATGCGAAAATGCACTGTTTGCAACAAATATACTAAAAAATAGTATATTGGAAAAAGAGGATAAAGATTTTATTGAGTACGTAAATCAAAAAATTGGTTTTCCTAATACGGCTGTGGACAGGATAGTACCGAATGTAGATATAAAGAAAGAACTGCCAATAGATGTAGCAGTTGAAGATTTTTATGAATGGGATATTGACAAAAAAGCAATTATTGGGGATTTAAATATCAAAGGGGTGGAACTTGTCGCTGACCTTGAACCTTATATAGAGAGAAAATTATTTTTATTAAATGGAGCCCATGCTACCACTGCATATTTAGGATATTTAAAAGGGTATAAATATATACATGAAGCGATTGAGGATGATTTTATAAGAAATATAGTGTCTGGAATGCAAGAAGAAGCTTCTCTTGCGCTTTCTAGAAAGCACAATATAAAAAAAGATGAGTTAGGGAGGTATGCAAGTAAGGTAATAAAAAGGTTTAAAAACTCCTATTTAAAAGACGAAGTTGTAAGAGTAGGGAGAGAGCCTACAAGGAAATTAGCGGGAAATGACCGGTTAATGATGCCTGCTAAGTTTTGCTACGAAATTGGAGTTATGCCCCAATTTATACTATACGGTATAGCTGCAGGGCTTTTGTTTGATTATAAGGAAGACCCTAAAGCTTGTGAAATCCAAAATGACATTAAAAATTTCGGTTTAGAAAAAACAATAAGCAAAGTTACAGGTTTAGAAGAAAATAGTGGTTTATTGCAGGAAATTGTAAAAAAATATAAAGAATTGAAAGAAGCTTTTGGAAAAAGATGA
- a CDS encoding BglG family transcription antiterminator, with protein MVKSMEDLTVRQKFILKTLLEKGPFNIKDLSNLMDVSERTIMREIASINNNLKKYKAVIIEDNGQIILKGEEEALDKIHASLGAIPLQWLLTPEQRQILMTIQLLLSEEPIKAAYFSYQFNVVEGTISLYLDKIEEWLKMRNLSLIRRRGYGIKVEGSELDKRNAIVELFYNYKPIEELLAFVYNDEKDKYVYTFFSTVFDNELVQLVKRIVQQIKNVIHDHLSDLNYFGMFIHLLVSIYRTKIDKPIQLNDEFVKDILLSNEFIFMKDVEKILKENEIYLPDAELAYLAIHLSPKKYVYKQNRFEELGISLQDLSKEVVEEVSRLLNIKINCDEQLIVGLSQHFEPALYRLTMGLQTTNPLVEEIKNYYGDLFKAVNRACKLIFSKYNLMIPEEEIGYITMHIGAAIERQQALSKKLRVFVICPNGMGTARILSAKLKTLFREIDAIDIGSIWEYKKKSDDYDLIISTVKLEDLKDNVIVVSPFLTEEDIKKVEEFIEKYAVKKEKELPGNLPMVKKRQNFEIADEILRNLQLKYVEAKTIADLIKFIAKDLYDLMLTEDAKEIEELIFKREAMGNVVIPNTHIALIHTRSDKMVMPFVGVYKLKTPLKMKSVGFSYEEVDTFLVMLARKTESSEILEMLGKISISLIEDKAFNEILRFGDIKDIRNSLVKILNDTQEALEDE; from the coding sequence ATGGTGAAGAGTATGGAAGATCTAACTGTAAGACAAAAATTTATATTAAAAACTTTATTAGAGAAAGGTCCTTTCAATATAAAGGACCTTTCCAACCTTATGGATGTAAGTGAAAGAACTATTATGAGAGAAATAGCCTCTATAAACAATAATTTAAAAAAATATAAAGCTGTTATTATAGAGGACAATGGACAAATCATTTTAAAAGGAGAGGAAGAAGCGTTAGATAAAATCCATGCTTCTTTAGGCGCCATTCCTCTCCAATGGCTTTTAACTCCAGAGCAAAGGCAAATATTGATGACAATACAATTGTTGCTTTCAGAGGAACCTATAAAAGCTGCTTATTTTAGTTATCAATTTAATGTTGTAGAAGGAACTATAAGTCTCTATCTAGACAAAATAGAAGAATGGTTGAAAATGAGAAATTTATCTCTTATCAGAAGAAGAGGTTACGGGATTAAAGTAGAAGGAAGTGAATTAGATAAAAGAAATGCAATTGTGGAGCTGTTTTATAACTATAAACCCATAGAAGAACTTTTAGCTTTTGTCTATAATGATGAAAAAGACAAATATGTATACACATTTTTTAGCACAGTTTTTGACAATGAGTTAGTTCAATTAGTGAAAAGAATTGTACAACAAATTAAAAATGTTATACATGATCACTTATCTGACTTAAATTACTTTGGAATGTTTATACATTTACTTGTTTCTATTTACAGAACAAAAATAGACAAGCCAATACAACTTAACGATGAATTTGTAAAGGACATTTTACTTTCTAATGAATTTATTTTCATGAAAGATGTAGAAAAAATATTGAAAGAAAATGAAATATATTTGCCAGATGCTGAATTGGCATATTTGGCTATTCATTTAAGTCCCAAAAAATACGTTTATAAACAAAATAGATTTGAAGAACTTGGCATTTCTTTACAAGATTTATCAAAAGAGGTTGTGGAAGAAGTTTCTCGGCTTTTAAACATAAAGATAAATTGCGACGAACAACTTATTGTAGGGCTGTCACAGCATTTTGAACCTGCCCTTTATAGATTGACAATGGGACTTCAGACTACCAATCCATTAGTAGAAGAAATTAAAAATTACTATGGTGATTTGTTTAAAGCGGTAAATAGAGCTTGCAAGTTAATTTTTTCTAAATATAATCTTATGATACCTGAAGAAGAGATTGGTTATATTACAATGCATATTGGAGCTGCAATTGAAAGACAGCAAGCTTTATCAAAAAAACTGAGAGTTTTTGTTATATGTCCGAATGGAATGGGAACTGCGAGAATATTATCAGCTAAATTAAAAACTCTTTTTAGAGAAATTGATGCTATTGACATAGGGTCAATATGGGAGTATAAGAAAAAGAGTGATGACTATGACCTAATAATTTCTACAGTAAAGCTTGAAGATTTAAAAGATAATGTAATTGTGGTATCGCCTTTTTTGACAGAAGAAGATATTAAAAAGGTCGAAGAGTTTATAGAGAAATATGCAGTCAAGAAAGAAAAAGAATTGCCAGGGAATTTGCCGATGGTGAAAAAGAGACAAAACTTTGAAATAGCAGATGAAATACTTCGGAATTTGCAGTTGAAATACGTGGAAGCAAAAACTATTGCAGATTTAATAAAATTCATTGCAAAAGATTTATATGATTTAATGCTTACTGAAGATGCAAAAGAAATAGAAGAGCTAATCTTTAAAAGGGAAGCCATGGGCAATGTTGTCATACCAAACACACACATTGCTTTAATTCATACAAGAAGTGACAAAATGGTAATGCCTTTTGTCGGCGTCTATAAACTAAAAACTCCATTGAAAATGAAAAGTGTTGGTTTTTCTTATGAAGAAGTAGATACTTTTCTTGTGATGTTAGCAAGGAAAACAGAAAGCAGTGAAATATTAGAGATGTTAGGTAAAATAAGTATTTCGCTAATTGAGGATAAAGCTTTTAATGAAATATTGAGGTTTGGTGATATTAAAGATATTAGAAATAGCTTAGTTAAAATACTAAATGATACACAGGAGGCTTTGGAGGATGAATAG